A region of Micromonas commoda chromosome 4, complete sequence DNA encodes the following proteins:
- a CDS encoding predicted protein has product MGGWHDAPRAPPSRARREERRSFAARAGGAPWRVAIAPVKDAARSSSSGDALRTAVRSFLDDSSGLGPPPDGDATPAEISADVLLLARAVNRPDVGGAGEASTSGRGALDALVGDLLAAQRLHLDREFVATLAEYYLGALTTDDADEEDPRATQNSLKTLAQLLQEGGAHLAAREVDALISALLAKVSYKKTGGGGGGGGEAESRSARNGARDTARHAFNALGALVSRASPGSVSPRAHAAVGEAIVASLDAETRGVLSSPAGAPSTLGRDRPQEDAGSARLFAAATRCAHVCAGAPGGGGEARLTWPDEVVGALVTHLRRFFAYGLSSGSAPGGGGGDEVPTSPGRGGYVPPHLRSGGGGGVAADRGYGSSDSDASDAEGARGSNGGFGDRFGASKVRTNAALCVSALARADSRSMHAHWPKLLPTSVTQLLARSPTATIVRCALNDPSPRVRAAAMAATANLLEGPATKRYLAAAEVRTNPKTGAVVRANFASLSSTLGDIACATHEALTRAVRAEPALSCVPAACKALGAFHDAAPFARLPRDMIPKSMEAVMRRLNELPPGPEGSAQDPEVGAARVSLLAALTAVLAAKGAPAEVTGSLSPARSSGTTGASPSLASSVLPALVRYAAGGEGHGAATRCEAFGALRAAAAAHPAAVAAMLDDDDSFGFRSILPAMTFAASGTDDGADGAARVAQASAKLLADFLAAVGGGVGGGGAGADDDPSHQQHREKAREDGFFSLPPDELASLWDDVASSQFPAMTLHPSPLVRAAGLSAYAGLTSDALAGTSRVNRQTLVDAPRATLANERAPAVRAAACRAIGALAALTTNESSGAALRDALEPSVDLLLRAMRDSAKSVRLPASWAVANVCNTAARRSSIVSAGALAKIAESCVAAATQEGDKVRANAARALGYLVSAADFSSEPSSAWLPGVIQALMSCLTTGNAKVQWNACHAMAALFRNPSTAAGDSAWSPLVVRMLLMLMRDTRNFKIRMHAAATLATLGERSEFGNAYPDVVSIVTAALESLETMETETGHSGHSQGPGDGESALADLRYKPQLGAQLAATLLRVLAMGTAEDAGSVRDTLLKKRDVIRGAVDAATAALESFPRVGLDGAFPEDPFGTSRGDATGTRGEGHDDVAVRGAGSSGPERTSSLDMSTLARALSPGKGGGEDDEDGEDDEDREAGERRADLMAAAAGLARMYGALGEDGEALASHYRGL; this is encoded by the coding sequence ATGGGCGGTTGGCACGATGCCCCCAGggctcccccgtcgcgggcgcgccgcgaggagcgtcgctcgttcgcggcccgcgcgggtggtgCCCCGTGGCGCGTTGCCATCGCCCCCGtcaaggacgcggcgaggtcctcgtcctccggcgacgcgctccgaACGGCCGTCAGATCCTTCCTGGACGACAGCTCCGGTTTGGGTCCCCCgcccgacggggacgccaCCCCGGCCGAGATatccgccgacgtcctcctcctcgcgcgcgcggtgaaccGCCCtgacgtgggcggcgcgggagaggcgtccaccagcggccgcggcgccctggacgcgctcgtcggggaCCTACTCGCCGCGCAGAGGCTCCATCTGGACCGGGAGTTTGTCGCGACTCTCGCAGAGTACTACCTCGGCGCGCTgaccaccgacgacgccgacgaggaggacccTCGCGCCACGCAGAACTCGCTGAAAACACTCGCGCAGCTGCTgcaggagggcggcgcccacctcgcggcgcgggaggtggacgcgctcatctccgcgctcctcgcgaaggTTTCCTACAAAaagaccggcggcggcgggggcggcggcggcgaggccgagtcgaggagcgcgcgaaacggcgcgagggacaccgcgaggcacgcgttcaacgccctcggcgccttGGTcagccgcgcgtccccgggcTCGGTCTCGCCCCGGgcccacgcggcggtgggcgaggcgatcgtggcttcgctcgacgccgagacgaGGGGCGTTTTATCGTCCCCAGCCGGCGCACCGTCGACGCTCGGGAGGGACCGACCACAGGAGGACGCGGGGTCCGCCAggctcttcgcggcggcgacgaggtgcgcgcACGTGTGCGCGGGGGccccggggggcggcggcgaagcgcgtcTGACGTGGCCGGACGAGGTTGTCGGCGCGCTGGTGACGCATCTTCGAAGATTCTTCGCGTACGGATTGAGTTCGGGATCGGCtccggggggcggcggcggcgacgaggtcccgACGAGCCCGGGCCGGGGCGGGTACGTACCCCCGCACCTGaggtcgggcggcggcggcggcgtcgcggcggatcgcGGGTACGGgtcctcggactcggacgccagcgacgccgagggcgcgaggggatCGAACGGAGGTTTCGGCGATCGATTCGGCGCTTCGAAGGTTCGAACAAACGCCGCGCTCTGCGTCTCCGCGTTGGCCCGCGCCGATTCGCGCTCGATGCACGCGCACTGGCCCAAGCTCTTACCCACGAGCGTGACGCAGTTGCTGGCGCGGTCGCCCACCGCCACGATCGTGCGCTGCGCGCTGAAcgatccgtcgccgagggtgagAGCCGCGGCtatggcggcgacggcgaattTGCTCGAGGGACCCGCGACGAAACGatacctcgccgccgcggaggtgagaACAAACCCAAagaccggcgcggtggtcagGGCCAACTTcgcgtcgctgtcgtcgaCGCTCGGGGATATCGCGTGCGCCACGCACGAGGCGTTGACGCGCGCGGTACGAGCCGAGCCGGCGTTGTCTTGCGTGCCGGCGGCGTgcaaggcgctcggcgcttTCCACGACGCCGCACCCTTCGCGCGTCTGCCTCGCGACATGATACCCAAGTCGATGGAAGCGGTCATGAGGAGGCTTAACGAGCTCCCCCCGGGACCCGAGGGTTCCGCCCAAGATCCAGAGGttggcgccgcgagggtgtcgctgctcgcggcgctcaccgcggtgctcgcggcgaagggcgcgccggcggaggtcaCCGGCTCGCTCTCGCCCGCCCGCTCTTCCGGTACTACCGGCGCTTCGCCGTCGCTGGCGTCCTCCGTGCTCCCGGCTCTGGTGCGctacgccgcgggcggggaagGACACggtgcggcgacgcgttgcgAGGCGTTCGGTGCGCtgagggccgcggcggcggcgcacccggcggcggtggcggcgatgctagacgacgacgactcgttTGGGTTTCGATCGATTTTACCGGCGATGACGTTTGCGGCGTCGGgaaccgacgacggcgcggatggggctgctcgcgtcgcgcaggcgtccgcgaagctcctcgcggactttctcgcggccgtcggcggcggcgtcggcggcggcggcgcgggagccgacgATGACCCGTCTCATCAACAGCACCGAGagaaggcgcgcgaggatggcTTTTTTTCGCTCCCgcccgacgagctcgcgtcgctctgGGACGATGTCGCGTCCTCGCAGTTCCCGGCGATGACGCTTCACccctcgccgctcgtccgcgccgcgggtttgaGCGCGTACGCCGGTTTGACatcggacgcgctcgccgggacgtcgcgggtgaACAGACAAACGCTGGTCGACGCCCCTCGGGCGACGCTGGCGAACGAgagggcgcccgcggtgagagccgcggcgtgccGGGCGattggcgcgctcgccgcgctgacgaCGAACGAATCCTCCGGTGCGGCTCTCCGCGACGCTCTCGAGCCGTCGGTGGACTTGCTGCTGAGGGCCATGCGAGATTCGGCGAAGAGCGTGAGGCTGCCCGCGTCGTGGGCCGTCGCCAACGTGTGcaacacggcggcgaggcgttccTCAATcgtgagcgcgggggcgctggCGAAAATCGCCGagtcgtgcgtcgcggcggctacgCAGGAGGGGGATAAAGTTCGAGCCaacgcggctcgcgcgctgGGATACCTGGTATCCGCGGCGGATTTCTCGTCGGagccctcgagcgcgtggctCCCCGGAGTGATCCAGGCGTTGATGTCGTGTCTCACGACGGGCAACGCCAAGGTTCAGTGGAACGCGTGTcacgcgatggcggcgctgtTTCGCAACcccagcaccgccgcgggcgacagCGCGTGGTCGCCGCTGGTGGTTCGCATGCTGCTGATGCTGATGCGCGACACGAGGAACTTTAAGATTCGcatgcacgcggcggcgacgctcgcgacgctcggcgaACGCTCCGAGTTTGGCAACGCGTATCCAGACGTCGTGTCCATcgtgacggcggcgctggaaTCGCTCGAGACGATGGAAACGGAGACGGGGCACTCGGGACACTCGCAGGggcccggcgacggcgaatcCGCCCTGGCGGACCTGAGGTATAAGCcgcagctcggcgcgcagctcgcggcgacgctgctccgcgtgctcgccatgggcaccgcggaggatgccggTTCCGTGAGGGACACGCTGCTGAAAAAGAGGGACGTcattcgcggcgccgtcgacgcggcgacggcggcgttggaATCGTTCCCGCGCGTGGGGCTCGATGGGGCTTTTCCGGAGGATCCGTTCGGGACCTCGAGGGGGGACGCTACAGGGACGCGGGGGGAAggacacgacgacgtcgcggttcgcggcgcgggttcctcCGGACCGGAGCGGACGTCGAGCCTGGACATGTCGacgctggcgagggcgctgtCGCCGgggaagggcggcggcgaggacgacgaggacggcgaggacgacgaggaccggGAGGCgggtgagcgacgcgcggatctgatggcggcggcggcgggtctggCGAGGATGTACGGAGCCCtcggggaggacggggaggctCTCGCGTCGCACTACCGCGGTCTGTGA